The genomic DNA TGCGCCATCACCCCGAGTCCCGCCCGGGCGGCGGCGATCAGCCCGTTCAGGCTGCCGCTCGTGCACGCGATCCGCCAGGCCCGCCCCTGCCGCTCCAACGCCTCCATGGCGAGCGCCCGCGTGATCCCCGGCGGCGGATAGACGATCAGCGGCACCGGGCGATCGACGTCCAGCCGGAGCCGCTCCGCACCGATCCACACCAACTTGTCGTGCCAGACCGGTTCACCCCGCGGATCCTCGGCCCGCCGCTTCGCCAGCACCAGGTCCAGCTTCCCGGCGGCCAGTTGCTCGTGCAGCGTGCCGGACAGCTCGACCGTCAGCTCCAGGTCGACCTCGGGATGCTCGTACCGGAAGCCCTCCAGGATCTCCGGCAGCCGGGTCAGGACGAAGTCCTCGGACGCGCCGAAGCGCAGCCGGCCGCGCAACCGGGTGCCGGTGAAGAACGCCGACGCCTGCTCCTGCACCTCCAGGATCCGGCGCGCGAAGCCGAGCATCGCCTCGCCGTCCTCGGTCAGCTCCACGGAGTGCGTGTCCCGGGTGAACAGTTGCCGTCCCGTCGCGTCCTCCAGCCGCCGCACATGCTGGCTCACCGTCGACTGACGCAGCCCGAGCCGCCGGGCGGCCTGCGTGAAACTCAGGGTCTGGGACACCGCGAGGAAGGTCCGCAGGTGAGAGAGGTCGTACATGGCATACACCATGGCATACAACGCATCCGGTCATCGCGAAACATGATGACAGTCAGAGCGGTATGACGGATTCCCGATCAAGAAGCCGGAGAGGAGGATGGGGAGGGCACGAGTCCGCGCCGGACGACGGACCGGACGTACAGCGAAGTAGTGGAGCACAGTGAAACGCCTGCGATGGCCGAGTCGGATGCCGATCGACCCCTACATCCTGCTGCTCCTCGGGACGGTGGGCCTCGCCGCACTCCTCCCCGCCAGAGGCACGGGCGCAGACATCGCCTCGGGCGCCTCCACGGCCGCGATCGCCTTCCTCTTCTTCCTCTACGGCGCCCGGCTGTCGACCCGTGAGGCACTGGACGGGCTCAAGCACTGGCGGCTGCACACCACCGTCCTTGCCTGCACCTTCGTCGTCTTCCCGCTGCTGGGCCTGGCCGCCCGCGGTCTCGTCCCGGTGCTCCTGACCCACCCCCTCTACCAGGGGCTGCTCTTCCTCACCCTCGTCCCGTCGACCGTCCAGTCGTCGATCGCGTTCACCTCGATCGCGCGCGGCAACGTACCCGCCGCGATCTGCGCCGGCTCCTTCTCCTCCCTCGCCGGCATCGTCATCACCCCGCTGCTCGCCGCCGCCCTGCTCGGCGGCGACGCGGGCGGCTTCTCCGCCGACTCCGTCGTCAAGATCGTGCTGCAACTCCTGGTGCCGTTCCTGGCCGGGCAGGTGCTGCGGCGCTGCGGAATTGAAGGGGGCCGCGCGAAGCGCGTCGAGCAGGGTGGTGGTGGGCGACGGGTGGGCGGCTTCATCACCCGGCACAAGAAGGTCCTCGGCTACGTCGACCGCGCCTCGATCCTCCTCGTCGTGTACACCGCGTTCAGCGAGGGCATGGTCCAGGGCATCTGGCACCAGGTCAGCGCGGCCCGCCTCGGCGCACTGCTCGCCGTCGAGGCCGTCATCCTCGCCGTGATGCTCACCCTGACCTGGTACGGCGGCAAGGCGCTGCGCTTCGACCGGGAGGACCGGATAGCCATCCAGTTCGCCGGCTCGAAGAAGTCCCTCGCCTCCGGACTGCCCATGGCCAGCGTCCTGTTCGGCGCCCACGCCTCCCTCGCCGTGCTGCCGCTGATGCTCTTCCACCAGATGCAGTTGATGGTGTGCGCCGTCATCGCCAAGCGCCGCGCCCGCGATCCGCAGCCCGAGGTCATCGAGACGGCGGCCCCAACCGCAGGGTCACGAACCGCGGTCGGTACAGCGACACGTTCCGGCTGAGGTTCCAGGCGGCCGAAGTGGCCGTCGCGTCCAGCCAGTTGACGTCGTAGCTCAGGACGATCCGGCCGCCGTCGCCGAGCGCGGAATGGGTCTGCGGGTTGTACGCGGCGACCTGCCCCGGCGGCAGCGGCGGGCTGAAACTCCTGGTCGGCCCGTGCCACGGCCCGACGGGCGAACAGGCCCAGTACGAGGTCACGGTGGTCAGCCCCCGGCTGCCCGCCGCCATCGTGAACAGGACGTACGTCCCGCCGTCCCGCACCACCGAGAACGCGCTGCCCACACCCGTGTGCCGACCGTCCCCGAGCACCGCTCGCGGCCCCGCCCGGGCCGTCCACGCGGAGCCGTCCCAGTACTCCCAGGCACCCGGCTCCCCGAGCCGCCCCTCCGGCACCCGCGCCACATACGCCGAGGAGGTCGGCCGGGCCGCGGCCTGCGCGTCGTTCCCGCCGAACACATACGTCCAGCCGCCCACCGCGACCGCCGTCGTCCCGAACTGCACCCGCCGCGAAGGGTCTTGGACGAACTGCTGGTCGAAGACCTTCACGATCGATTCCACCCGCAGTTCCGGCAGCGACAGCGTGGCCACCTCGGTCGCGGTCGGAACGCCGTAGATCCACGGGTACGGTCCGGCCGTCCGTGTCCACAGCAGCACCCGTACGACCGACTCGGCCGAACCGGGGGAGCGGGGCTCGACGCGGGCCGCCACCGGCCAACGCCACTCGTTCGGGCCCGGATCGGGGAACAGCGGGGCGGGAAGCGTGAGTTGAGGGCGCCCGTCGCGCATCACCACCGCCGAGTTGCGCACCAGGGGCGCGGTGGTGTCGCGCCAGGCGTACGACTCGCCGACCGGGTTGGGCGGGCCGTGCACCTGGCCGAGATAGGTGTCGGAGAACAGCCACAGCACCCGCCCGTCCGGCAGCCGCACCGAGTGGGTGCCGTCGCCGCCGGTCCAGTCGTCGGTGC from Streptomyces sp. NBC_01478 includes the following:
- a CDS encoding LysR substrate-binding domain-containing protein, giving the protein MYDLSHLRTFLAVSQTLSFTQAARRLGLRQSTVSQHVRRLEDATGRQLFTRDTHSVELTEDGEAMLGFARRILEVQEQASAFFTGTRLRGRLRFGASEDFVLTRLPEILEGFRYEHPEVDLELTVELSGTLHEQLAAGKLDLVLAKRRAEDPRGEPVWHDKLVWIGAERLRLDVDRPVPLIVYPPPGITRALAMEALERQGRAWRIACTSGSLNGLIAAARAGLGVMAHSKGLVPPGLVRVPERAGLPELGEVDFVLVHGRRRVSAQGAADALAAAILAGGDRLHRRGP
- a CDS encoding bile acid:sodium symporter family protein, which produces MPIDPYILLLLGTVGLAALLPARGTGADIASGASTAAIAFLFFLYGARLSTREALDGLKHWRLHTTVLACTFVVFPLLGLAARGLVPVLLTHPLYQGLLFLTLVPSTVQSSIAFTSIARGNVPAAICAGSFSSLAGIVITPLLAAALLGGDAGGFSADSVVKIVLQLLVPFLAGQVLRRCGIEGGRAKRVEQGGGGRRVGGFITRHKKVLGYVDRASILLVVYTAFSEGMVQGIWHQVSAARLGALLAVEAVILAVMLTLTWYGGKALRFDREDRIAIQFAGSKKSLASGLPMASVLFGAHASLAVLPLMLFHQMQLMVCAVIAKRRARDPQPEVIETAAPTAGSRTAVGTATRSG